The region GCGAAGACCTCCCGGTCAACCTCGTGATGTTCATCGAGGGCGAGGAGGAGGTCGGCTCGGACACGCTCGTCGACCTGCTGGACGCCCACCGGGACCGCCTCGCCGCGGACGTCATCGTCATCGCCGACTCCGGCAACTGGGACATCGGCGAGCCCGCGCTCACCACGTCGCTGCGCGGCCTCGTCCGGATGGACGTCGAGGTCCGCACGCTCACCCACGCCGTGCACTCGGGCATGTGGGGCGGGCTCGTGCCCGACTCGATCATGACGCTGAGCCGCCTCATCGCCAGCCTCAACGACGACGCCGGGAACGTCGCCGTCGAGGGCCTGCACTCCGGCCCCGCCGCCGACGTGGAGTACCCCGAGGCCCGGCTCCGCGCCGAGTCCGGTGGTGCCGAGGGCATCGAGTGGATCGGCTCCGGGTCGATCGTCGAGCGCCTGTGGACCAAGCCGTCGATCAGCATCACCGGCTTCGACGCGCCCAAGGTCGAGGGCGCCTCCAACACCCTCGTCCCGGCCGCGCGCTGCCGCATCTCGATGCGCATCGCGCCCGGCGACACCACCGCCAACGCCGTCGCGTGCCTCCAGGCCCACCTCGAGGAGCACACGCCCTGGGGCGCCACCCTCACCACGACCGTCGTCGACACCGGCGAGGCCACGCAGATCGACGCCAGCGGTCCGGCGTACGACGCCGCGCGGGCCGCCTTCGCCGAGGCCTGGGACGGCACCGCCCCCGTCGACATGGGCGTCGGCGGCTCGATCCCGTTCATCGCCGAGTTCCTCGAGGCGTTCCCGCAGGCCAGCGTGCTGGTCACCGGCGTCGAGGACCCCGACACCCGCGCCCACGGTGCCAACGAGGGCCTCCACCTCGCCGAGTTCGAGAAGGTCGTCAAGGCCGAGGCCTTCCTCCTGCGCAACCTGGGCGCCCTGCCGCGCTGATCCTCCGCCCGAGCGGTGGGTGACTCAGGGTCCGACGCTCGGAAAGTTGTCCCCCTCACCGCTGCGCGGGTGAGTCGCCACGAGGCCGGCGTCGGTAGCGTGGGGACATGGCGACCTTC is a window of Nocardioides oleivorans DNA encoding:
- a CDS encoding dipeptidase, with product MTVDIAARLAEVMPGLRRDLEDLVRIQSVSADPARAGEVERSAEATRDLFAAEGFDTEIVRAYDGAPPAVIARKAGPEGAPTVLLYAHHDVQPENDHADWDSPPWEPTERGDRLYGRGAADDKAGIAAHLGAVRIFGEDLPVNLVMFIEGEEEVGSDTLVDLLDAHRDRLAADVIVIADSGNWDIGEPALTTSLRGLVRMDVEVRTLTHAVHSGMWGGLVPDSIMTLSRLIASLNDDAGNVAVEGLHSGPAADVEYPEARLRAESGGAEGIEWIGSGSIVERLWTKPSISITGFDAPKVEGASNTLVPAARCRISMRIAPGDTTANAVACLQAHLEEHTPWGATLTTTVVDTGEATQIDASGPAYDAARAAFAEAWDGTAPVDMGVGGSIPFIAEFLEAFPQASVLVTGVEDPDTRAHGANEGLHLAEFEKVVKAEAFLLRNLGALPR